The following proteins are encoded in a genomic region of Vibrio taketomensis:
- a CDS encoding NAD(P)H-dependent oxidoreductase encodes MSQVLVISGHPDLDSSYTNSVVLQQVSEQLDNVSVRRLDELYPDYQIDVAAEQQALIAADVVILQFPFYWYSVPALLKKWIDDVFSFNFAYGTHGDKLKGKDLILSFTIGGPAESYEPLGYNHFTIEQLIHPLQQTSYLAGMNFQKPIYSHRMVYIPSVYNELEDVQARATEHAQRLITSVRHLTESPEAKITALVKQWFAQFDQLAEDTAQYTRYLASDVQWQSPEGIFVGHQGFNDWYGVARATFKPNCQHNVHQLSIKELGDQYQVDLHIRLIAETYPESMMQGQPVDMAVDETWLMSLDDNGTPMIHSYDVRPVVEQ; translated from the coding sequence ATGAGCCAAGTATTAGTTATTTCAGGTCATCCAGATTTAGATTCTTCTTACACGAACAGTGTGGTGTTGCAGCAAGTTTCTGAGCAATTGGATAATGTGTCAGTGCGCCGTCTCGATGAGCTTTACCCAGATTATCAAATTGATGTGGCTGCCGAGCAGCAAGCATTGATCGCTGCTGATGTCGTGATTCTGCAGTTTCCTTTTTATTGGTATTCAGTCCCCGCGTTACTGAAAAAATGGATCGATGATGTCTTTAGTTTCAATTTTGCTTACGGCACGCATGGCGACAAGTTAAAAGGTAAAGACTTAATTTTGTCGTTTACCATTGGTGGCCCGGCCGAGTCGTATGAACCACTTGGTTATAACCACTTTACGATTGAGCAATTGATTCACCCACTTCAGCAAACAAGTTATTTAGCGGGTATGAATTTTCAAAAGCCAATCTATAGTCATCGAATGGTTTACATTCCTAGCGTGTATAACGAATTGGAAGACGTACAGGCTCGAGCAACTGAACATGCACAGCGTCTCATTACCAGTGTGCGCCACTTAACGGAGTCGCCAGAAGCCAAAATTACCGCTCTAGTTAAGCAGTGGTTTGCTCAATTTGATCAGTTAGCAGAGGATACCGCGCAATATACACGCTACTTGGCTTCTGATGTGCAATGGCAATCGCCAGAAGGTATTTTTGTTGGGCATCAAGGTTTCAATGATTGGTATGGTGTTGCGCGCGCAACATTCAAACCAAATTGTCAGCATAATGTGCATCAACTCAGCATTAAAGAATTGGGTGATCAGTATCAAGTTGATTTACATATTCGTCTTATTGCCGAAACTTACCCAGAGTCGATGATGCAAGGTCAACCGGTTGATATGGCCGTTGATGAAACATGGTTAATGAGTCTTGATGATAACGGAACACCAATGATTCATAGCTATGATGTGCGTCCAGTTGTCGAGCAATAA
- a CDS encoding LysR family transcriptional regulator codes for MNGTTYNQLMMFHTIVGEGSISGAARKLEIAPPSVSQALKSLEESLGLPLFTRTTRRIELTQAGQQLFERTKDSMDELSLALESVSDLSKVPSGKLRITMPRFAYQIYIAPIYSEFCQRYPEIELEISVSDATVDILTEGFDVGIRFGDKVEDGMIARPLTANQPEALFASPRYLAQHGVPTNVDELRQHKFIQYRFITSHQLAPLRLNVEGETVTVATNTALIVNDTDLLIDAALNGIGLCRIIEPIVAKHLETGALVPILESYWYDYVGLYVYFHKDAQKAKRVRVLIDFLLEKIAAEQLK; via the coding sequence ATGAACGGTACCACTTATAATCAGCTTATGATGTTTCACACCATCGTTGGTGAAGGCAGTATTTCGGGTGCTGCACGCAAACTAGAGATTGCACCACCGTCGGTCAGCCAAGCGTTAAAGTCATTGGAGGAGAGCCTCGGACTACCACTATTTACTCGTACCACCCGTCGCATCGAATTGACCCAAGCAGGGCAACAACTGTTTGAGCGCACCAAAGATTCAATGGATGAACTGAGTTTAGCGCTTGAAAGCGTGAGTGACCTAAGCAAAGTACCATCGGGCAAACTGCGCATTACTATGCCGCGTTTTGCTTACCAAATTTACATAGCACCAATCTACAGCGAATTTTGCCAACGCTATCCAGAAATAGAACTTGAGATCTCGGTTTCTGATGCCACTGTAGACATTCTTACTGAGGGTTTTGATGTCGGAATTCGCTTTGGTGACAAAGTTGAAGATGGCATGATTGCGCGCCCACTCACAGCCAATCAGCCTGAAGCGCTATTTGCCTCACCACGTTACCTTGCTCAACACGGCGTTCCCACCAACGTGGATGAACTGCGTCAACATAAGTTTATTCAATACCGGTTTATTACTTCCCATCAATTAGCCCCACTACGCTTAAATGTGGAGGGTGAAACCGTCACTGTTGCCACCAATACAGCTCTGATAGTCAATGACACCGATCTTCTCATTGACGCAGCACTAAATGGCATCGGCTTATGCCGAATTATCGAGCCTATAGTAGCAAAACACCTAGAAACAGGCGCGTTAGTCCCTATACTTGAGTCCTATTGGTACGATTACGTTGGCCTGTATGTTTACTTCCATAAAGACGCGCAAAAAGCCAAACGAGTCCGTGTATTAATCGACTTTTTGTTGGAAAAAATTGCGGCGGAGCAACTGAAATGA
- a CDS encoding AAA family ATPase, with protein MTSPILYIFSGLPGSGKSTLAKALARVTKASYLRIDTVEQGIRDLCQFKVEGEGYRLSYRVASDNLELGNSVIADSCNPIELTREEWQDVANNLNAQFINIEVRCSDKTEHKQRVEERVSEVTNLILPSWQQVVDREYHPWNSNSINLVKIDTAGKSIQESIEELLQLLKAHQR; from the coding sequence ATGACCTCACCTATTTTGTACATTTTCTCTGGTTTGCCGGGCAGCGGAAAATCAACATTGGCTAAAGCCCTAGCCCGAGTAACCAAGGCTAGCTACCTGCGTATCGACACGGTCGAACAGGGCATCCGTGACTTATGTCAGTTTAAAGTAGAAGGTGAAGGCTATCGGCTCAGTTATCGTGTCGCCAGTGACAATCTCGAACTGGGCAACAGTGTGATTGCCGACAGCTGCAATCCGATCGAGTTAACTCGCGAAGAATGGCAAGACGTTGCAAACAATCTAAACGCCCAATTTATCAATATCGAAGTACGCTGTAGTGATAAAACCGAGCACAAACAGAGGGTAGAAGAACGCGTCAGTGAAGTGACCAATCTTATACTACCCAGTTGGCAACAGGTAGTTGATCGTGAATACCATCCTTGGAACTCAAACAGCATCAATTTGGTTAAAATCGACACTGCAGGTAAGTCAATTCAAGAAAGTATCGAAGAATTGCTCCAACTGCTAAAGGCTCATCAACGTTAA
- a CDS encoding patatin family protein, translating to MNTVDQVGRSALIVEGGAMRGVFSCGVLDHFLAENFSPFDSFWGVSAGASNLAAYLAKMPKRNLKIYLDYSRRKEFLSLRQYLRGGDFMDLDWMWKITLEELGIDKQALQADSRPFFMVVTDRNSGKACYPTPNVEILADTMKASSALPILYRHGVELDGQRYVDGGVADALPVAEAIRRGAKKIMLLRSRPQSYRKGADKHKALLKYLLRDTPDLIPAMLTRSERYNQSLELIANPPQGVEIIQICPPEEFKLKRLSQDCRSLEQAYELGLTTGKAAITRWQQG from the coding sequence ATGAACACGGTTGATCAAGTTGGTCGCTCGGCTTTAATTGTTGAAGGCGGAGCGATGCGTGGTGTATTTTCCTGTGGAGTTTTGGACCATTTTTTAGCGGAAAACTTCTCTCCATTCGATAGCTTTTGGGGTGTCTCTGCTGGTGCTAGTAATTTAGCCGCTTATCTGGCAAAAATGCCTAAGCGCAACCTCAAGATCTATCTTGATTACAGCCGCAGAAAAGAATTTCTCAGTCTACGCCAATATTTGCGTGGTGGTGATTTTATGGATCTCGATTGGATGTGGAAAATCACGCTTGAAGAGTTGGGGATCGACAAACAGGCTCTGCAGGCAGATTCACGTCCGTTTTTTATGGTCGTGACCGATCGTAACTCTGGTAAAGCTTGTTATCCCACACCAAACGTTGAGATTTTAGCGGACACGATGAAAGCATCGAGCGCATTACCCATACTATATCGCCATGGTGTTGAACTCGACGGTCAGCGCTATGTTGATGGTGGTGTTGCTGACGCTTTACCCGTCGCTGAAGCGATTCGTCGAGGGGCGAAAAAGATCATGTTACTGCGTAGCCGTCCGCAGAGTTATCGTAAAGGGGCGGATAAACATAAAGCGTTACTAAAATATTTGTTGCGTGATACTCCTGATTTGATACCTGCGATGCTGACGCGTTCTGAACGTTACAATCAGAGTTTGGAACTGATTGCCAACCCTCCGCAAGGGGTGGAGATCATCCAAATTTGCCCACCAGAAGAGTTTAAACTTAAGCGCTTAAGCCAAGATTGTCGTTCATTAGAGCAAGCATACGAGTTAGGTTTAACGACAGGTAAAGCTGCGATTACTCGTTGGCAGCAAGGTTAA
- the soxR gene encoding redox-sensitive transcriptional activator SoxR: MELSVGEVAKRTGVKVSALHFYEQKGLIYSWRNEGNQRRYDRSVIRRVSVIKAAQQVGLSLEEIASAFESLPKHKAPSNKEWREMATAWRDQLEHRINQLKALQSDLDGCIGCGCLSLDSCNLRNPDDERAKAHIGESLLTNPEDPL, encoded by the coding sequence ATGGAATTGTCAGTTGGGGAAGTTGCGAAGCGAACGGGTGTGAAGGTTTCCGCATTACACTTTTACGAGCAAAAAGGCCTCATATACAGTTGGCGTAATGAGGGTAACCAAAGACGTTATGATCGCAGCGTGATACGTCGTGTGTCGGTAATCAAAGCAGCGCAACAAGTGGGTCTATCACTGGAGGAGATCGCTAGCGCGTTTGAATCTTTACCTAAACACAAGGCACCTTCCAATAAGGAGTGGCGTGAGATGGCTACTGCTTGGCGCGATCAACTTGAGCATCGCATCAATCAGTTGAAAGCACTGCAAAGTGACCTTGATGGGTGCATCGGTTGTGGTTGTTTATCACTTGATAGTTGTAATCTTAGAAACCCAGACGATGAGCGAGCGAAAGCGCACATTGGTGAGTCGCTGCTAACCAATCCTGAAGATCCTCTTTAA
- the glgX gene encoding glycogen debranching protein GlgX: MTTAVSSPYPLGATLAPQGCNFSIYAPDCDDIRLALFDHQGQRQTYPLKHEYAGIKHTFVPDIQAGQRYGYITIIKGQEHYLADPYAKAIDQPLHYTPPFNARKSFQLAKCVVTSDQFDWQGVCSPKRPKQEMVIYETHVKGVTKLNPEVPIEQQGTYLGLVSEAMLNFYQQQNINTLQLLPIAVCMHEPHLLDMGKVNYWGYNPYLFMAPDPRYAAKDAVQELKTAVRELHRQGIEVILDVVYNHTAEGGQDGPTFNLRGLDKHYYLTHGQHLANYTGCGNTVDLTYQPALNLVMDTLRYWVNEFHIDGFRFDLAATLGREGDQFNPNSAFFKAVAQDPILKQVKLIAEPWDIGPNGYQVGNFPFGWSECNDRLRDISRSFWRGDQGFLTELATRMMGSRDFYSAANWPYRLTVNYITYHDGFCLQDLVSYKSKHNESNGEQNRDGHGDNRSANYGKEGETDDPLIIELREKQKRNFMATLLFSFGIPHILFADVLSHTQKGNNNAYCQDNPTSWLDWQLDDRKQSFRDWLAKMAAAREQYMLPFIDAFSGETRNDNRVYWRQLDGNALSHEDWNKVTAVGLHMGIDDDGDELFYAINQTDAPARFSLPNKTGQKWTMICNTSGTSMHKAVDKKSIVLEPVSIAIFFSSATAAKL, from the coding sequence ATGACAACAGCCGTTTCTAGCCCATATCCTCTCGGTGCAACTTTAGCTCCACAGGGTTGTAATTTTTCAATCTATGCACCTGATTGTGATGATATTCGACTTGCCCTTTTTGACCATCAAGGACAGCGTCAAACCTACCCGCTCAAACACGAATACGCGGGAATAAAACATACATTCGTCCCTGATATACAAGCAGGGCAACGTTATGGGTACATCACCATCATCAAAGGACAGGAGCACTACTTAGCCGATCCTTATGCCAAGGCGATCGATCAGCCTTTGCATTACACTCCTCCTTTTAATGCTCGTAAAAGTTTTCAACTTGCCAAATGTGTCGTGACCAGTGACCAATTTGACTGGCAAGGCGTTTGTTCGCCTAAACGACCAAAGCAAGAAATGGTGATCTATGAGACTCACGTAAAAGGCGTCACTAAACTCAATCCTGAAGTGCCAATCGAACAACAAGGTACTTATCTCGGCTTGGTTAGCGAAGCGATGTTGAACTTCTACCAGCAGCAAAACATTAATACCTTGCAGCTTTTGCCCATTGCCGTCTGTATGCATGAACCCCATTTGCTTGATATGGGAAAAGTAAATTATTGGGGCTACAACCCTTATTTGTTTATGGCACCCGATCCTCGCTACGCAGCAAAAGACGCCGTTCAAGAACTGAAAACTGCGGTGCGAGAACTGCATAGACAAGGTATCGAAGTCATATTAGATGTGGTCTACAACCATACCGCAGAAGGCGGTCAAGATGGCCCTACCTTTAATTTGCGCGGCTTAGATAAACATTACTACTTAACCCATGGTCAGCACTTGGCTAACTATACCGGTTGTGGCAACACCGTTGACCTTACTTATCAACCGGCTTTAAACCTCGTCATGGACACCCTGCGATACTGGGTGAATGAATTTCACATTGATGGCTTCCGCTTTGATCTCGCCGCGACATTAGGCCGAGAAGGCGATCAATTTAACCCCAATAGCGCCTTTTTTAAGGCAGTGGCACAAGACCCGATTCTTAAACAGGTCAAACTGATTGCCGAGCCTTGGGATATTGGTCCTAACGGTTATCAAGTAGGTAATTTCCCATTTGGTTGGAGTGAATGTAATGATCGCCTACGTGATATTAGCCGCAGCTTCTGGCGTGGCGACCAGGGCTTTCTCACTGAACTGGCGACCCGCATGATGGGCTCGAGAGATTTTTATAGTGCAGCTAATTGGCCTTATCGCCTTACCGTTAACTACATCACTTATCATGATGGATTTTGTTTGCAAGATTTAGTCTCTTACAAGTCTAAGCACAATGAGAGTAATGGTGAGCAAAACCGGGATGGTCATGGCGATAACCGTTCCGCCAATTATGGCAAGGAAGGGGAAACTGACGACCCGTTGATCATCGAGCTACGTGAAAAGCAAAAGCGTAATTTTATGGCGACTTTGCTGTTTTCCTTTGGTATTCCGCACATATTATTTGCTGATGTGCTATCTCACACCCAAAAGGGCAATAACAACGCCTACTGCCAAGACAATCCGACGAGTTGGCTTGACTGGCAACTCGACGATCGTAAGCAATCATTCCGAGATTGGTTAGCCAAAATGGCTGCCGCGCGGGAGCAATATATGCTGCCGTTTATCGATGCATTTAGCGGAGAGACACGCAACGATAACCGAGTCTATTGGCGCCAGCTCGACGGCAATGCTCTCAGTCATGAAGATTGGAACAAAGTGACGGCTGTGGGCTTACATATGGGAATTGATGACGATGGTGATGAGCTGTTCTACGCGATAAACCAAACCGATGCTCCCGCCAGGTTTAGTTTACCGAATAAAACCGGGCAAAAATGGACCATGATATGCAACACAAGTGGTACGAGTATGCATAAGGCCGTGGATAAAAAGAGTATCGTTTTAGAGCCAGTTTCAATCGCGATTTTTTTCTCATCAGCAACAGCAGCCAAGCTATAA
- a CDS encoding diguanylate cyclase domain-containing protein — MKHSEHNAQSQSIANLNTAAHLVSAQVEAASSKLFLLDNAKSIKEFDITAREILKHSPIYADIIHVNQETGQYRSAQMLPTNTEKNSHILWTPLIAFSANVAISSLYEKSPGNWVFAVRYTPNAIQQIWLEFDLKHTTQSLRGLRTLDSGYVFVVDRHTGRLVFHPDPNRIGTPSLSYESGIDGMLDSGISFAEHEYLYRSEHKVSIFDANNEFDWVFIAGTNRSEFFTASSQFALTALFILSLLYIAGALGYLSKQLGRSLSTLNGQSDITGFKRQLRSVIDRFIPHKGVQLCLYSEQHGQFSVVDFHGNNRVVLCDKQLAQQLVYSKIHMISKKLADPLAAKLQIRSNHYAIPLRNNTELVGVIYIQTWFPCSSTIIHMIRGYSEVALCNLLLHKSLMSKDVMTKLDSQHTMNASIDCHQHSENIYFAQLEIDFFEQILNHHGSQCADKIIISTAELMQTCFPKPRAISLARDGINKFSLLFHAHDKADALTKCDELRQLIEKNPVRIGELTVPYTVSIGGGLVENTHQETLCYTERALYKAKGAGRNQVSFSAFAM, encoded by the coding sequence ATGAAGCATTCTGAGCACAATGCTCAATCTCAATCTATTGCGAATTTGAACACGGCCGCTCATCTTGTTTCCGCTCAAGTAGAAGCCGCATCGAGCAAACTATTCTTGCTCGACAATGCAAAATCAATCAAAGAGTTTGATATTACTGCGCGCGAAATTCTAAAACACTCCCCTATCTACGCAGATATCATTCACGTAAACCAAGAGACTGGACAATACCGCTCGGCACAAATGCTGCCTACGAATACAGAGAAAAACTCGCACATTCTTTGGACGCCATTAATCGCTTTCTCGGCGAATGTCGCGATTTCATCTCTTTATGAAAAGTCACCAGGAAATTGGGTGTTTGCCGTAAGATACACACCAAACGCAATTCAACAGATCTGGCTAGAGTTCGATCTAAAACACACCACACAAAGCCTACGTGGATTACGTACGCTAGACAGTGGCTACGTGTTTGTGGTTGATCGCCATACAGGTCGATTGGTTTTCCACCCGGATCCGAACCGCATTGGCACGCCTTCTTTAAGCTATGAAAGTGGCATCGATGGCATGCTTGATTCGGGGATTAGCTTTGCAGAGCACGAGTACTTATACCGCTCGGAACATAAAGTATCGATATTTGATGCCAACAATGAGTTTGATTGGGTATTTATCGCAGGCACAAACCGCTCAGAGTTTTTCACTGCGTCTTCTCAATTCGCACTCACTGCGTTGTTTATTCTGTCGTTACTCTACATTGCTGGCGCACTAGGCTATTTGTCTAAACAACTCGGTCGCTCGCTCTCAACATTAAATGGACAGAGTGATATCACAGGTTTTAAACGCCAGTTGCGTTCTGTCATTGACCGTTTTATTCCACATAAAGGCGTGCAGCTTTGTTTATACAGTGAGCAACACGGTCAATTCTCGGTAGTGGATTTCCATGGAAACAATCGAGTGGTGCTGTGTGACAAGCAACTTGCGCAGCAATTGGTTTACAGCAAAATTCACATGATCAGTAAAAAATTGGCTGATCCACTCGCGGCTAAATTGCAAATTCGCAGCAATCACTACGCCATTCCACTGCGTAATAACACCGAATTAGTTGGCGTCATCTATATTCAAACTTGGTTTCCATGCAGCAGCACGATTATTCACATGATCCGCGGTTACAGTGAAGTAGCGCTTTGTAACCTGTTATTACACAAGAGCCTAATGAGTAAAGATGTGATGACCAAACTCGATAGTCAGCACACCATGAATGCTTCTATTGATTGTCACCAACATTCTGAAAACATCTATTTCGCGCAACTGGAGATCGACTTTTTCGAGCAAATCCTGAATCATCATGGTTCTCAATGTGCCGACAAAATTATTATTTCGACTGCCGAGTTGATGCAAACCTGTTTCCCTAAACCGAGGGCGATCAGCTTAGCTCGAGATGGTATTAATAAATTCAGTTTGCTGTTTCATGCACATGATAAAGCCGATGCACTGACCAAATGTGACGAATTGCGCCAGCTCATTGAGAAAAACCCAGTAAGAATTGGCGAACTCACCGTCCCTTATACCGTAAGTATTGGCGGTGGTTTGGTTGAAAACACCCATCAAGAAACACTCTGCTACACCGAGAGAGCTTTGTATAAAGCCAAAGGCGCAGGTCGTAATCAGGTGAGTTTTAGCGCTTTTGCTATGTAG
- a CDS encoding glycerol kinase, with protein MSESKISTSQLAKLRECSAKELFNQLKRAGYINRSDESWVLTEIGAKFGGEYVQHSKFGQFIVWPANLLIDEQLSSSKHLSATQLGQRLNLSAKRINQLLSELGWIQKTEQGWMVTPTGLTHGAQQKVDSESEQHFVTWHETIVRNKRLRQSVVEYRGQDADANATDKSFASFQHKFAAKHRTLDGHYVRTQAELIIDNWLYMNGIVHAYDRQLPIEQDQLSDFYLPSGKVYIQYWGDEHGPLSDNEIDRVRQIYQQYQFSLIELFVDEIDKLDQILPSRLREYGIHAY; from the coding sequence ATGAGTGAATCTAAAATTTCCACCTCACAGCTCGCAAAGCTGAGAGAGTGCAGCGCGAAAGAGCTGTTTAATCAATTAAAGCGAGCGGGATACATCAATCGCAGCGATGAGAGTTGGGTATTGACTGAAATCGGCGCTAAATTTGGTGGTGAGTACGTTCAACATAGCAAGTTTGGTCAGTTTATTGTTTGGCCTGCCAATCTGTTAATTGACGAGCAACTGAGTAGTAGTAAGCACCTCTCTGCCACTCAATTAGGTCAACGGCTTAACCTTAGCGCTAAACGTATCAATCAGCTATTAAGTGAACTCGGGTGGATACAAAAAACCGAACAAGGCTGGATGGTCACTCCAACAGGGCTGACACATGGTGCGCAGCAAAAAGTGGATAGTGAGAGTGAGCAGCATTTTGTCACTTGGCATGAAACCATCGTACGCAATAAACGTCTCAGACAAAGTGTGGTTGAATATCGGGGGCAAGATGCTGACGCCAATGCGACAGATAAATCTTTTGCTAGTTTTCAGCACAAATTCGCGGCTAAACATCGCACGTTAGATGGGCATTATGTTCGCACTCAAGCCGAATTAATTATCGATAACTGGCTATATATGAACGGCATTGTGCATGCCTACGATCGACAACTCCCTATCGAACAAGATCAACTCAGTGATTTCTATCTGCCGAGCGGAAAAGTGTATATTCAGTATTGGGGTGACGAGCATGGCCCATTGTCTGACAACGAGATCGATCGCGTACGCCAAATCTACCAACAATACCAATTTTCCTTAATTGAACTGTTTGTTGATGAGATAGATAAACTCGATCAGATTCTACCAAGCCGCTTACGTGAATATGGCATTCATGCTTACTAA
- a CDS encoding YccF domain-containing protein → MRTLGNIIWFICGGVVMGLAWWLVSLIAFISIIGIPWGRACFVIGKFSFFPFGQEAISRNELTNEIDIGTSPFGIVGNIIWFFVAGIWLAIGHILSAVACFVTIIGIPFALQHLKLAVISLAPIGQTIVSKEEAAAARYSLRK, encoded by the coding sequence ATGCGTACACTAGGTAACATCATTTGGTTTATTTGTGGTGGTGTAGTGATGGGCTTAGCATGGTGGCTAGTAAGTTTGATCGCGTTCATCAGTATTATTGGCATTCCATGGGGCAGGGCTTGTTTTGTCATCGGTAAGTTCTCTTTCTTCCCATTTGGCCAAGAAGCGATTTCGCGCAATGAGTTAACCAATGAGATAGATATTGGTACCAGTCCATTCGGTATTGTCGGTAACATCATTTGGTTCTTCGTAGCCGGTATTTGGTTGGCAATAGGCCATATTCTGTCTGCGGTAGCGTGTTTCGTTACTATCATCGGTATTCCATTTGCGCTGCAACACTTGAAACTTGCGGTGATTTCATTGGCACCCATTGGTCAGACAATCGTTTCTAAAGAAGAAGCAGCGGCAGCCCGCTACTCACTAAGAAAGTAA
- a CDS encoding MFS transporter: MSIFRFPLLVWLGIGILITSLGIRQSFGIFMMPISEHFGTGREFFSFAIALQNLLFGVFQPFIGMAADKFGSKRIIFLGALSYALGLYFTSITAESSMLYLTLGALVGLGLSATSYVIVLGAVAKVVPAEHAAKAFGLTTAAGSFGMFAMIPGAQYLLNDFGWQHALQVFAMLCTVMMALSMFMKTAKPAGVQATTQAANDITLSQAIKEAFSHRGYWLIHAGFFVCGFHVMFIATHLPSYLADKHLPASSAAMALAYVGIFNIFGSYFWGVMGDKFNKRYVMSALYLMRTVVIAGFVSLPITEHTAAIFGGAIGFCWLGTVPLTSGLVRQIFGARYLSTLYGLVFFTHQVGSFLGAWAGGRIYDYYGSYEPIWWSTVVLAFVAALLHIPINDKPVARLAAA, translated from the coding sequence ATGAGTATTTTTCGTTTTCCACTATTAGTGTGGTTAGGGATCGGTATTCTGATCACTAGCCTAGGTATCCGACAGTCATTTGGTATTTTCATGATGCCAATTTCAGAGCACTTTGGTACCGGCCGTGAATTTTTTAGCTTTGCTATCGCACTGCAAAATCTTTTGTTTGGTGTTTTCCAACCATTTATTGGTATGGCGGCAGATAAGTTCGGATCGAAACGCATTATCTTTTTAGGTGCACTTTCTTATGCGTTAGGTTTGTACTTCACATCGATTACGGCTGAATCCAGCATGTTATACCTGACTTTAGGGGCATTAGTTGGTTTGGGTCTAAGTGCGACAAGTTACGTGATTGTGCTTGGTGCAGTCGCTAAAGTCGTACCCGCAGAGCATGCGGCAAAAGCATTTGGTTTAACCACCGCAGCGGGATCATTTGGCATGTTCGCGATGATCCCAGGCGCGCAATACCTGTTGAATGATTTTGGTTGGCAACACGCGCTGCAAGTGTTTGCAATGTTATGTACCGTGATGATGGCACTGAGCATGTTTATGAAAACGGCCAAGCCAGCGGGCGTACAAGCGACGACTCAAGCAGCCAATGACATCACTCTTTCTCAAGCAATAAAAGAGGCGTTTAGCCACCGCGGCTACTGGTTGATTCATGCGGGTTTCTTTGTTTGTGGCTTCCACGTGATGTTTATTGCCACCCATTTGCCAAGCTATTTAGCCGATAAACACCTCCCAGCGTCGAGTGCGGCAATGGCACTTGCCTATGTTGGTATCTTTAACATCTTCGGCTCTTACTTTTGGGGCGTGATGGGTGACAAATTCAATAAGCGTTACGTTATGTCTGCGCTTTATTTGATGCGTACAGTCGTGATTGCTGGATTTGTATCACTACCAATTACTGAGCACACCGCTGCTATTTTTGGTGGGGCAATTGGCTTTTGTTGGTTGGGTACCGTGCCACTGACTTCAGGTCTAGTTCGTCAGATTTTTGGTGCTCGTTACCTGTCAACCTTGTATGGTTTAGTGTTCTTTACTCACCAAGTTGGCAGCTTCTTGGGCGCTTGGGCGGGTGGCCGAATTTATGACTATTACGGCAGTTACGAGCCAATTTGGTGGTCAACCGTGGTATTGGCATTTGTAGCAGCACTGCTGCATATTCCAATCAACGATAAACCAGTTGCGCGTCTGGCTGCGGCTTGA
- a CDS encoding putative quinol monooxygenase yields the protein MAYLTIVAHIVSKPDQIDLVKQELLNLIEFTRNEEGCVNYDLHQDNTNPAIFLFYENWVDRDLWQQHMANSHIERYLAATDGAVESFVVHEMTKIG from the coding sequence ATGGCTTACTTAACTATCGTCGCTCACATCGTATCAAAACCAGACCAAATCGATTTGGTCAAACAAGAGCTGTTGAACTTAATTGAATTCACTCGTAATGAAGAGGGGTGTGTTAACTACGATTTGCATCAAGACAATACCAACCCAGCTATATTTTTGTTTTATGAAAACTGGGTAGATCGTGATTTATGGCAACAGCATATGGCGAATTCACACATTGAACGTTACCTCGCTGCCACCGATGGTGCGGTTGAAAGTTTTGTCGTGCATGAAATGACGAAAATTGGATAA